A single region of the Gloeomargarita sp. SRBZ-1_bins_9 genome encodes:
- a CDS encoding magnesium chelatase subunit H: MFTYVKPSIRQLQPENVENRTVMRVVYVVLEPQYQSALTAAARDINAQPGNLAVELRGYLIEELRSPENYQQFQEDIAQADVFIASLIFVEDLAQKIVQAVTPYRDKLHAIVVFPSLPEVMRLNKLGTFSMAQLGQSKNAIAQFMRKRKEAGGGSFQEGMLKLLQTLPKVLKYLPIDKAQDARNFLLSFQYWLGGSKENLRNFLLMLADKYLPQMQEKLAFQEPVTYPEMGIWHPLAPQMFTSLVDYLHWYQQRADIGEDLRDPLAPTVGLILQRTHLLTGDDAHYVAMVQELECLGARVIPVFAGGLDFSKPVEAYFYQPQAPHKPLVDVVVSLTGFALVGGPARQDHGKAVQVLQKLNRPYLVALPLVFQTTEEWRASDLGLHPIQVALQMAIPELDGAIEPIILSGRDGATGKAIALQDRVALLAKRAMRWVQLRRKPKCQKKIAITVFSFPPDKGNVGTAAYLDVFGSIYRVLEALKNNGYAVEDMPGSVEELMEAVLHDRQALAGSPNLNIAYRMTVAEYERLTPYHERITQQWGPPPGQLNSDGQHLLIYGKHFGHVFIGVQPTFGYEGDPIRLLFSRSASPHHGFAAYYTYLQHVWQADAVLHFGTHGSLEFMPGKQMGLSGDCYPDNLIGELPNFYYYAANNPSEATIAKRRGYATTISYLTPAADQAGLYKGLRELKDLIASYQTLKDTGRGPAIINSIVEQCRLVNLDQDVPLPEVPGEELTPQQRDELVGRIYRQLMDIESRLLPFGLHVIGQPPSAQEAIATLVAIAKVDRPEEGLESLPRILARSLGQDLDELYRRSQQGDLAAVAWLDRLQADTYRAITTLVETVTDQEGRLGRTARFNFFGLGAQEPWFQMLKKDYPRLEQVQLQPLMNYLAQALELITADNELGALLKALEGEYITPGPGGDPVRTPEVLPTGKNIHALDPQAIPTAAAMAQARLIVDRLLERYRQESGGTWPESIAITLWGTDNIKTYGESLAQVFWLVGVKPMPDALGRMNRLQLIPLEELGRPRIDVVVNCSGVFRDLFLNQMYLLDQAVKLAAEAEEPLEWNFVRKHALEQAQELNLPLRQAATRVFSNASGSYAANVNLAVENGTWEQESDLQQMFLTRKSYAFNADCPGTMEQNLELFQSSLRRVEVTLQNLDSSEISLTDVSHYFDSDPTKVVASLRNDGKKPQAYIADTTTPDGRVRSLSETVRLDARTKLLNPKWYEGLLKHGYEGVREIAKRLNNTLGWSATAGAVDNWIYEEAHNTYINDPHMRERLLNLNPHSFRRMVGTLLEVYGRGYWQTSPENIALLQQLYQEVEDRIEGVA, encoded by the coding sequence ATGTTCACCTACGTCAAGCCGTCTATCCGTCAATTGCAGCCGGAGAATGTGGAAAATCGCACTGTGATGCGGGTGGTGTATGTGGTGTTGGAACCGCAGTATCAAAGTGCGTTGACGGCGGCGGCACGGGATATCAACGCCCAACCGGGCAACCTGGCGGTGGAATTGCGGGGGTATTTGATTGAGGAGTTGCGCTCGCCGGAAAACTATCAACAATTTCAAGAAGACATTGCCCAGGCGGATGTTTTCATTGCGTCGTTGATTTTTGTGGAGGATTTGGCCCAAAAGATTGTGCAGGCGGTCACTCCCTACCGGGACAAGTTGCATGCGATTGTGGTGTTTCCGTCCCTGCCGGAGGTGATGCGGCTCAATAAGTTGGGGACGTTTTCTATGGCGCAGTTGGGCCAGTCGAAAAATGCCATTGCCCAATTCATGCGCAAGCGCAAGGAGGCTGGCGGGGGGTCGTTCCAGGAGGGGATGTTGAAACTGTTGCAAACCCTGCCTAAGGTATTGAAGTATTTGCCCATTGACAAGGCCCAGGATGCGCGCAATTTCCTGTTGAGTTTTCAGTACTGGTTGGGGGGGTCGAAGGAAAACCTGCGCAATTTCCTGCTGATGCTGGCGGATAAGTATTTGCCCCAGATGCAGGAAAAACTGGCCTTTCAAGAGCCGGTGACCTACCCGGAGATGGGGATTTGGCACCCTTTGGCGCCCCAGATGTTTACGTCCTTGGTGGACTACCTGCACTGGTACCAACAGCGGGCGGACATCGGCGAGGATTTGCGAGACCCCTTGGCGCCGACGGTGGGGTTGATTTTGCAGCGCACGCACCTGTTGACGGGGGATGACGCCCACTACGTGGCCATGGTGCAGGAGTTGGAGTGTTTGGGGGCGCGGGTGATTCCTGTGTTTGCGGGGGGGTTGGATTTTTCCAAGCCGGTGGAGGCCTATTTCTACCAACCCCAGGCGCCCCACAAACCCCTGGTGGATGTGGTGGTGTCCCTGACGGGGTTTGCCCTGGTGGGGGGGCCGGCGCGCCAGGACCATGGCAAGGCGGTGCAGGTGCTGCAAAAACTCAACCGTCCCTACCTGGTGGCGCTGCCGCTGGTGTTTCAAACGACGGAGGAATGGCGGGCCAGCGACCTGGGGCTGCATCCGATTCAGGTGGCGCTGCAAATGGCGATTCCCGAATTGGATGGGGCCATTGAACCGATTATTCTCTCGGGGCGGGATGGGGCCACGGGCAAGGCGATCGCGCTCCAGGACCGGGTGGCGCTGCTGGCTAAACGGGCGATGCGCTGGGTGCAGTTGCGCCGTAAACCCAAGTGTCAAAAGAAGATTGCCATTACGGTCTTTAGCTTCCCGCCGGATAAGGGAAATGTGGGTACGGCGGCCTATCTGGATGTCTTTGGCTCGATCTACCGGGTGTTGGAGGCGCTGAAAAACAACGGCTATGCGGTGGAGGATATGCCCGGGAGCGTTGAGGAGTTGATGGAGGCGGTTTTGCATGACCGGCAGGCGCTCGCCGGGAGTCCCAATCTGAACATTGCCTACCGGATGACGGTGGCGGAGTACGAGCGGTTGACGCCCTACCATGAGCGGATTACCCAGCAGTGGGGACCGCCGCCGGGCCAGCTCAACAGCGATGGGCAGCATTTGCTCATCTACGGCAAGCACTTTGGCCATGTGTTTATCGGGGTGCAGCCGACGTTTGGCTATGAAGGGGACCCGATACGGCTGCTGTTTTCCCGCTCGGCGTCTCCCCACCACGGTTTTGCTGCCTATTACACTTATCTCCAGCACGTCTGGCAGGCGGATGCGGTGTTGCACTTTGGCACCCACGGGTCGCTGGAGTTCATGCCGGGGAAACAGATGGGTCTGTCGGGGGATTGCTACCCGGATAATTTGATCGGGGAACTGCCCAATTTCTACTACTATGCGGCGAATAATCCGTCGGAAGCGACGATTGCCAAGCGGCGGGGCTATGCCACCACCATTAGTTACCTGACGCCGGCGGCGGACCAGGCGGGGTTGTACAAGGGGCTGCGGGAACTCAAGGACTTGATTGCGTCCTACCAAACCCTGAAAGATACGGGGCGGGGGCCGGCGATTATCAACAGCATTGTGGAGCAATGTCGGCTGGTGAATTTGGATCAGGACGTGCCGCTGCCGGAGGTGCCGGGGGAGGAATTAACGCCCCAACAGCGGGATGAATTGGTGGGCCGCATTTACCGGCAGTTGATGGACATCGAATCGCGGTTGTTGCCCTTTGGGTTGCATGTGATCGGCCAGCCGCCGTCGGCGCAGGAGGCGATTGCGACCCTGGTGGCAATTGCTAAGGTGGACCGGCCGGAGGAGGGCCTAGAGAGTCTGCCGCGCATTTTGGCCCGCAGTCTGGGACAGGATTTGGATGAGCTGTATCGCCGGAGCCAGCAGGGGGATTTGGCGGCGGTGGCATGGCTGGACCGGTTGCAGGCAGATACGTACCGGGCTATTACCACCCTGGTGGAAACGGTCACGGACCAGGAGGGTCGCCTGGGCCGAACGGCGCGGTTTAATTTCTTTGGGCTGGGGGCGCAGGAACCCTGGTTTCAGATGCTCAAGAAGGATTACCCCCGCTTGGAGCAGGTGCAGTTGCAGCCCCTGATGAATTACTTGGCCCAGGCGCTGGAGCTGATTACCGCCGATAACGAGTTAGGGGCGTTGCTCAAGGCGTTGGAGGGGGAATACATTACGCCGGGGCCGGGGGGTGACCCGGTGCGCACGCCGGAGGTGCTGCCGACGGGCAAAAACATCCATGCCTTGGACCCCCAAGCGATTCCCACGGCTGCGGCTATGGCCCAGGCGCGGCTGATCGTGGACCGGTTGCTGGAGCGCTATCGGCAGGAGTCGGGGGGGACCTGGCCGGAGAGCATCGCCATTACCCTGTGGGGGACGGACAACATCAAGACCTATGGGGAGTCCCTGGCCCAGGTGTTTTGGTTGGTGGGGGTCAAACCTATGCCCGATGCTCTGGGGCGGATGAACCGGTTGCAGTTGATCCCGCTGGAGGAGTTGGGCCGGCCCCGCATTGATGTGGTGGTCAATTGCTCGGGGGTGTTCCGGGATTTGTTTTTGAACCAGATGTATTTGCTGGACCAGGCGGTGAAGTTGGCGGCGGAGGCGGAGGAACCCCTAGAGTGGAACTTTGTGCGCAAGCACGCTCTGGAGCAGGCCCAGGAGTTGAACTTGCCGTTGCGGCAGGCGGCCACGCGGGTGTTTTCCAATGCTTCGGGGTCTTATGCCGCTAATGTCAACCTGGCGGTGGAAAACGGCACCTGGGAGCAGGAAAGTGATTTGCAGCAGATGTTTTTGACCCGCAAGTCCTATGCCTTTAATGCCGACTGTCCCGGGACGATGGAGCAGAACCTGGAGCTGTTTCAAAGCAGCTTGCGCCGGGTGGAGGTGACGCTGCAAAACCTGGATTCGTCGGAAATTTCTTTGACGGATGTGTCTCACTACTTTGATTCGGACCCGACCAAGGTGGTGGCCAGCTTACGCAACGACGGCAAAAAGCCCCAGGCCTACATCGCCGACACCACAACGCCGGACGGCCGGGTGCGGAGTTTGAGTGAGACGGTGCGCCTGGATGCTCGTACTAAACTGCTCAACCCCAAGTGGTACGAGGGGCTGCTCAAGCACGGCTACGAGGGGGTGCGGGAGATTGCCAAGCGGCTCAACAACACCCTGGGTTGGTCGGCTACAGCCGGGGCGGTGGACAACTGGATTTACGAGGAGGCCCACAACACCTACATCAACGACCCGCATATGCGCGAGCGCCTGCTGAATCTGAATCCCCATTCCTTCCGGCGGATGGTGGGCACGCTGTTGGAGGTGTATGGGCGGGGCTACTGGCAAACCAGCCCGGAAAACATTGCTCTGCTCCAGCAGTTGTATCAGGAGGTGGAGGACCGCATCGAAGGGGTCGCCTAG
- a CDS encoding DUF429 domain-containing protein encodes MRFLGIDLGWVSGPSGLCCLEWDGQALVLLDLGRQQPLETILAWVDRWAPEGQAAGVAVDAPTIIPNATGMRLPDRLTHLYFRRYQAGCYPANLGRPFARRTVGFGQALLARQFRHGVHIQPRRPDRWQIEVFPHPAVVHLFALPRILKYKKGGLAQRQQELQKLRDLLLQLKGGEPALNLRDLPAIPSTTAALKVLEDQLDALVCAYVAAYWWYWGRQKNQVLGNEQEGYIVVPQQPVSVE; translated from the coding sequence TTGCGCTTTCTGGGGATTGACCTGGGCTGGGTGTCGGGGCCGTCGGGACTTTGTTGCCTGGAGTGGGATGGGCAGGCTCTTGTTTTGCTCGACCTGGGCCGGCAACAACCCCTGGAGACGATCCTGGCCTGGGTGGACCGGTGGGCGCCGGAGGGACAGGCGGCGGGGGTGGCGGTGGATGCGCCGACGATCATTCCCAATGCCACGGGCATGCGTTTACCGGACCGGCTGACCCATCTGTATTTCCGGCGCTACCAGGCGGGGTGTTATCCGGCGAATTTGGGGCGGCCTTTTGCCCGGCGCACGGTGGGATTTGGGCAGGCCCTGTTGGCGCGCCAATTTCGCCATGGGGTGCACATCCAACCCCGTCGGCCCGACCGCTGGCAGATTGAGGTGTTTCCCCATCCGGCGGTGGTGCATTTGTTTGCCCTGCCGCGCATTCTCAAGTACAAGAAAGGGGGATTGGCCCAGCGACAACAGGAATTGCAAAAGCTACGGGATTTGCTGCTGCAACTCAAGGGGGGCGAACCGGCCTTGAACCTGAGGGATTTACCGGCCATTCCCAGCACCACTGCTGCCCTAAAGGTCTTAGAGGATCAGTTGGATGCCTTGGTGTGCGCCTATGTTGCTGCTTACTGGTGGTACTGGGGACGCCAAAAAAACCAGGTTCTGGGCAATGAACAGGAGGGCTACATCGTAGTGCCGCAGCAACCGGTTTCAGTGGAATAA
- a CDS encoding chromophore lyase CpcT/CpeT, translating to MTHPTDQWTLARWLAADFSNQAQAFANPPFFAHIRVCMRPLPWSLLNGLSLYVEQAYNYELHHPYRVRVLKIHTVNDHLEIENYLVRDEVEFYGAARQKERLQALTADRLVHLPGCNMIVTWDGQSFHGRVEGKCCWVERRGKRTYLDSEFRVNDREFLSWDRGRDPETDAQVWGAVAGPFEFVRVQSFAEEVADLFH from the coding sequence ATGACCCATCCGACTGATCAGTGGACCCTGGCCCGGTGGTTGGCCGCCGATTTCAGTAACCAGGCCCAGGCCTTCGCCAATCCCCCTTTTTTTGCCCACATCCGCGTGTGCATGCGCCCCCTGCCCTGGTCCCTGCTCAACGGACTTAGCCTGTACGTCGAACAAGCCTACAACTATGAACTCCACCACCCCTACCGGGTACGGGTGCTCAAAATCCACACCGTCAACGACCACCTGGAAATCGAAAATTACCTGGTGCGGGACGAGGTCGAATTTTACGGCGCGGCTCGCCAAAAAGAACGTCTCCAGGCCCTGACGGCCGACCGGTTAGTCCACCTGCCCGGTTGCAACATGATCGTCACCTGGGACGGCCAGAGCTTTCACGGCCGGGTGGAGGGCAAATGCTGCTGGGTGGAGCGGCGGGGCAAACGGACCTACCTCGATAGCGAATTCAGGGTCAACGACCGGGAATTTTTGAGCTGGGACCGGGGCCGGGACCCGGAAACCGATGCCCAAGTGTGGGGTGCCGTCGCCGGACCCTTTGAGTTCGTACGGGTGCAGAGTTTTGCCGAGGAAGTAGCCGACTTATTCCACTGA